A window from Limanda limanda chromosome 14, fLimLim1.1, whole genome shotgun sequence encodes these proteins:
- the slc22a5 gene encoding organic cation/carnitine transporter 2, with translation MGDYDEDTAFLGQTGPYFWTTFFLLNTVFVSTGFNGLYIVFVGAAPKHHCLIPDVNLTEEWRDAVVPFRIVDGEAVPSQCSRYKLDVVRNLSAEGYVPGRDVNLTNLELEGCLDGWNYSKEIYQSNIVTEWDLVCDNKWKVPFASSTLFVGYLVGSLISGQLSDRFGRKKVVFISLAAQCVAVMVQSFSSSWRMFCIMFLFVGASQISLYISAFVLGTEVLSKTMRVLFTTLGAFLFYCIGYMTLPWIAYGIREWRTLLAVLSATSIVYIPLWWFIPESPRWLITQGRVEEAEVIVREAARKNKVEAPVVIFKQSQRHGMPQCKTYTMLDILRSKNLRCITLMCLILWMAINMGYFGLSLNTSNLSGNPFMNCFLSATTEVPAYVVSTVLLKRCPRRALLSSFLIIGGGVLLLIQFIPDTLQHVALALEMTGKFGFTMAFSIVYIYTAEIYPTVLRNVGMGMCSSAARIGSITAPYVIYLGTYNKVLPYILMGSLTIAASVVNFFLPETLNKDLPETVEQMQECQGLCYGPKKKKYVENGGTGNAPLQHEAKSDVPTLNV, from the exons ATGGGAGACTACGATGAAGACACTGCATTCCTCGGACAGACCGGTCCTTACTTCTGGACCACATTCTTCCTCCTCAACACAGTTTTTGTCTCCACTGGATTCAACGGGCTTTACATCGTCTTTGTTGGAGCAGCGCCGAAACACCACTGTCTCATTCCGGACGTTAACTTGACCGAGGAGTGGAGGGATGCCGTGGTTCCCTTCAGGATAGTGGATGGGGAAGCTGTGCCGAGCCAGTGCAGCAGGTACAAGCTGGATGTGGTGAGAAACCTCTCTGCTGAAGGGTATGTTCCTGGAAGGGATGTCAACCTCACTAACCTGGAGTTGGAAGGATGCTTAGATGGATGGAACTACAGCAAAGAAATCTACCAATCCAACATTGTCACTGAG TGGGACCTTGTTTGTGACAACAAGTGGAAAGTTCCCTTTGCATCTTCGACTCTGTTCGTGGGATACCTGGTAGGATCCCTGATCTCAGGGCAGCTCTCTGACAG GTTTGGGAGGAAGAAGGTCGTTTTCATCTCTCTTGCTGCTCAGTGCGTCGCTGTCATGGTTCAGTCCTTCTCCAGCTCGTGGAGGATGTTCTGCATCATGTTCCTCTTTGTTGGAGCCTCCCAGATATCACTCTACATTTCTGCATTTGTACTTG GGACGGAGGTGCTGAGTAAAACCATGCGTGTGCTCTTCACAACTCTCGGGGCCTTTCTCTTCTATTGCATCGGGTACATGACCCTGCCTTGGATTGCGTATGGCATCAGAGAATGGAGGACTCTTCTTGCTGTTCTGTCCGCAACTTCTATTGTCTACATCCCCCTCTGGTG GTTCATCCCGGAGTCTCCGCGCTGGCTGATCACTCAGGGAAGAGTGGAGGAGGCCGAGGTGATAGTGAGAGAAGCTGCCAGGAAAAACAAAGTGGAAGCTCCGGTCGTAATTTTTAAACAATCTCAG CGACACGGGATGCCTCAGTGTAAGACGTACACAATGCTTGATATTCTCAGATCCAAGAACCTCAGATGcatcacactgatgtgtctCATTTTGTG gaTGGCAATAAACATGGGGTATTTTGGTTTATCCCTGAACACTTCCAACCTGAGTGGAAACCCCTTCATGAACTGTTTTTTATCGGCCACCACTGAGGTCCCGGCCTACGTGGTTTCCACCGTGCTGCTGAAGAGGTGTCCGCGGCGGGCTCTTCTCTCGTCCTTCCTCATCATCGGAGGAGGAGTCCTGCTGCTCATCCAGTTCATCCCTGACA cCCTCCAACACGTTGCTCTGGCTCTGGAGATGACCGGGAAGTTTGGCTTCACCATGGCTTTCAGCATCGTCTACATCTACACTGCTGAGATTTACCCCACTGTCCTCAGGAACGTCGGCATGGGGATGTGCTCCTCTGCTGCACGCATTGGCAGCATCACTGCTCCTTATGTCATCTATTTAGGTAC CTATAATAAGGTTCTACCTTATATCCTGATGGGAAGTCTCACCATCGCCGCCTCTGTGGTGAACTTCTTCCTTCCTGAGACCCTCAACAAAGATCTTCCAGAAACAGTGGAGCAGATGCAAGAATGTCAGGG GTTGTGCTATGGacccaaaaagaagaaatacgTTGAAAACGGAGGAACGGGCAACGCACCTCTACAACATGAGGCCAAATCTGACGTGCCAACACTCAATGTGTAG
- the LOC133019458 gene encoding organic cation/carnitine transporter 2-like, whose product MLDYDEATSFLGEWGRFQQQVFFLLCLTVVPNGFTALSIVFVGDTPLHRCVVPARVNLTAAWRNSSIPLEEDSGGELVSSKCLRYKLDDLLSFSQRGLEPGVSVNLSQLPREGCLDGWDYDQSIYTSTIITEWNLVCDDRWKNPLTSSVFFCGVLAGSIISGQLSDRYGRKIVLFVSLVVHTVFALIMVVSPSWPVFCALYFIVGMANISNYVCAFVLGTEILGPRVRTIFSTVGVCLFFCVGYMVLPLVGYFIRDWRMLILALNLPSLLSLPFWWFIPESPRWLLSQGRVEEAEAIVRDAAKRNKIEPPPVIFSPLQNRRQSEERTSHNICDLLRSRNICGTSLTLWLVWNTLTIGYFALSLNTANLHGNAYFNCFLSAVVELPAYALSWVLFRWVSRRLSIFSTLSMGGLSLLFIQLIPANLIPVAITLEMMGKFAVSTAFAFVYAYTAEVYPTVLRNTAIGACSMASRLGSIIAPYFIYLRSYSVSLPYILMGSLMTLAGLLSLLLPETYGMPLPDTITHMQPFPGCCQKTPYTAAHTEEDGEISSEKKHPVVT is encoded by the exons ATGCTCGACTATGACGAGGCCACGTCCTTCCTGGGAGAATGGGGTCGTTTCCAGCAGCAGgtgttcttcctcctctgtctcaccGTGGTGCCCAATGGCTTCACCGCCCTCTCCATCGTGTTTGTGGGCGACACGCCGCTGCACCGCTGCGTCGTGCCGGCGCGCGTAAACCTGACGGCGGCGTGGAGGAACAGCAGCATCCCGCTGGAGGAGGACAGCGGAGGAGAGCTGGTGTCCAGCAAGTGCCTCAGATACAAACTGGATGATCTGCTGAGCTTCTCCCAGAGAGGCTTGGAGCCCGGTGTCAGTGTGAATCTGAGCCAGCTGCCAAGAGAAGGCTGCCTGGACGGGTGGGACTATGACCAGAGCATCTACACCTCCACCATCATAACTGAG tgGAACCTGGTGTGTGATGACAGGTGGAAGAACCCGTTGACTTCCTCTGTCTTCTTTTGTGGGGTTCTCGCCGGCTCCATCATTTCAGGGCAGCTCTCCGACAG GTATGGGAGGAAAATCGTGTTGTTTGTCTCCTTGGTCGTCCACACGGTGTTTGCCCTCATCATGGTGGTTTCTCCGTCCTGGCCCGTGTTCTGCGCTTTATACTTTATCGTCGGGATGGCAAACATCTCCAATTATGTGTGTGCATTCGTCTTAG GGACAGAGATTCTCGGCCCACGTGTGCGGACCATTTTCTCCACGGTGGGTGTGTGTCTCTTCTTTTGCGTGGGCTACATGGTGCTGCCGTTGGTGGGCTACTTCATCAGAGACTGGAGGATGCTCATCCTCGCCCTCAACCTGCCTAGCTTGCTTAGTTTGCCTTTCTGGTG GTTCATCCCGGAGTCTCCTCGCTGGCTGCTCTCTCAGGGACGGGTGGAGGAGGCCGAGGCCATAGTGAGAGACGCTGCTAAGAGGAACAAAATCGAGCCTCCGCCAGTCATCTTCAGTCCCCTGCAG AATAGGCGCCAGTCCGAGGAGAGGACGTCCCACAACATCTGCGATCTGCTGCGATCACGAAACATCTGCGGGACTTCGCTCACGCTGTGGCTGGTGTG GAACACCCTGACCATTGGCTACTTCGCACTGTCCCTGAACACAGCGAACCTTCACGGCAACGCGTACTTCAACTGCTTCCTGTCGGCCGTGGTCGAGCTGCCCGCCTACGCGTTGTCGTGGGTTTTGTTTCGCTGGGTTTCCAGACGACTGAGCATCTTCTCCACGCTCTCCATGGGAGGACTGTCTCTACTGTTCATACAGCTCATCCCAGCAA ACCTGATTCCCGTTGCCATAACACTGGAGATGATGGGGAAGTTTGCCGTGTCGACAGCCTTCGCCTTCGTGTACGCCTACACAGCAGAAGTCTACCCAACCGTGCTGAGGAACACGGCCATTGGCGCCTGCTCCATGGCCTCCAGATTAGGCAGCATCATCGCTCCGTACTTCATTTACTTGA GAAGCTATTCCGTATCGCTGCCTTACATCCTCATGGGAAGTTTGATGACTCTGGCGGGGTTGCTGAGTCTCCTGCTGCCCGAGACCTATGGAATGCCTCTGCCCGACACCATTACTCACATGCAGCCCTTCCCTGG